The following are from one region of the Pseudomonadales bacterium genome:
- a CDS encoding sulfotransferase, translating to MATASITSYHNLYRLAQQAMAKNDFKQAIACCRELNLSYPQFQAGWRIACHLHLQLKNPKAALKAVDQVLSFEQALVSDRLRKIDILLQLDQRAAAVQLLFAVTVDDCELPEDMEYCGHLAAKLQQHEKALACFQAALVASPESLALHYNIGAEYRFLGDLAAAEIHLNIYLSHNIDDHEAVALRSSLRRQSSANNHIELLKSLLPEVKQQAKAMPYVHFALAKELADIEDYAQSFHYLKKGNDLRRAGIRYQLSDDIDKLLAIRKVFNADFFQQPHFGCDDDAPIFIVGLPRTGTTLLESMLSQHSQVYAAGELNLFAKSMLQQLDSMSAAKLPSGIDMIRASADINMQALGQQYLEALRARESTASRIVDKLPFNSLYIGLIKAALPNAKIIALRRQPEASCYAIYKQLFHSAYPFSYDLQELAQYMVAHHQLMQHWDDVLPGAICYVDYEQLVNAPEAELARVLDYCQLNFEVRCLAFHQRHAVTTASASQIRQGLYASSIDEWRKVRSGLKPALDILSQQGLI from the coding sequence ATGGCTACGGCCAGTATCACAAGTTATCACAACTTGTATCGTCTTGCGCAGCAAGCAATGGCAAAGAACGATTTCAAACAGGCCATTGCCTGCTGTCGCGAGCTTAACCTCAGCTACCCGCAGTTTCAAGCCGGCTGGCGTATTGCCTGTCATCTGCATCTGCAGTTGAAAAACCCTAAAGCGGCGCTGAAGGCAGTGGATCAGGTGCTTAGCTTTGAGCAAGCACTGGTCAGCGATCGCTTGCGCAAAATCGATATTTTATTGCAGCTGGACCAGCGTGCAGCGGCGGTGCAATTATTGTTTGCCGTCACGGTTGATGATTGTGAGCTGCCAGAGGACATGGAATACTGTGGTCACTTAGCAGCAAAATTACAGCAGCATGAAAAAGCGCTCGCCTGTTTTCAGGCAGCATTGGTGGCCTCGCCTGAAAGCCTTGCGCTACATTATAATATCGGCGCGGAGTATCGTTTTTTAGGCGATCTGGCTGCGGCAGAAATCCATCTCAATATCTACTTAAGTCATAATATAGACGATCACGAAGCGGTGGCGCTGCGCTCATCACTGCGCCGACAAAGCAGTGCCAATAATCATATTGAACTTTTAAAAAGTTTACTGCCGGAAGTTAAGCAGCAGGCTAAAGCAATGCCCTATGTTCACTTTGCTTTAGCCAAAGAGTTGGCTGACATCGAAGATTATGCGCAGTCGTTTCATTACTTGAAAAAAGGCAATGATTTACGCCGCGCCGGTATTCGCTATCAGCTGTCAGATGATATTGATAAACTTTTGGCTATTCGTAAGGTATTTAATGCCGATTTCTTTCAGCAGCCACATTTTGGCTGTGACGATGATGCGCCTATTTTTATTGTTGGCCTGCCGCGCACCGGCACTACTTTGCTCGAATCGATGCTGTCACAACATAGTCAAGTATATGCGGCCGGCGAGCTAAACCTGTTTGCCAAATCCATGCTGCAACAGCTTGATAGCATGTCAGCCGCTAAGCTGCCAAGCGGCATTGATATGATACGCGCCAGCGCCGATATCAATATGCAAGCGTTAGGGCAGCAGTATCTTGAAGCCTTGCGCGCACGTGAGTCTACTGCATCTCGGATTGTCGATAAACTTCCGTTTAATAGTCTATATATTGGTTTAATTAAGGCAGCGCTGCCTAATGCAAAAATTATAGCACTACGTCGTCAGCCAGAGGCCAGCTGTTACGCTATATATAAACAGCTGTTTCACAGTGCTTATCCTTTTTCATACGATTTGCAAGAACTGGCGCAATATATGGTGGCACACCATCAGTTAATGCAGCATTGGGATGACGTGCTGCCAGGAGCTATTTGCTATGTCGATTATGAGCAGCTGGTGAATGCGCCAGAAGCTGAATTAGCCCGTGTGCTTGATTACTGTCAGCTTAATTTTGAAGTTAGGTGCCTTGCCTTCCATCAGCGTCATGCGGTTACTACTGCCAGCGCCTCACAAATTAGGCAAGGCTTGTATGCCTCGTCAATTGATGAGTGGCGCAAGGTGCGTAGCGGATTGAAACCTGCCTTAGATATTTTATCGCAGCAAGGCTTAATATAG